CTCTTAAACAAAAGCATGGGGTCTCTCTTGGAAGGCCCTCACTGGGGTCCCTGGGATAGGAAGTCTAGCAGCGCAGCTGCTGACATGAAGCAGATAAACCTAGCTGATTACCCTATTGCTAGGAAGTTTGATATGGAGTCTCAGTCTTCTGCCCATGAAGGGGGAGCGCTCTCAGAGAGGAGGTCGGTGATCTGTGACATATCTCCATTAAGGCAGCTTGTCAGAGATCCCGGCCCTCACCCAATGGGGCACATGGGTCCTGAGGCCAGAAGTGGAAGGAGTGAACGTCTTGCCCCTGGCTTGAGCCAGTCAGTAATACTCCCTGGTGGTTTAGTATCCATGGAAACAAAGATGAAGGCTCACAGTGGGCAAATAAAAGAAGAAGATTTTGAACAGTCAAAGAGTTCAGCTAGTCTCAATAATAAGAAAACAGGAGACCATTGTCATCCTGCTGGCATCAAGCATGAATCTTTCCGAGGCAATGCTAGCCCTGGAGCTGCAGTCTCTGATGCTGCTCCAGACTACATTCCCCAGCAGGACAGCAGATCAACACAGATGAGGCGAGCACCCGGCAGAACTGGAAGCAGCAGAGGTAAATCACCTTCTCAATATCAGGACCTTGCTGATAAGCTGAAAATGTCACCAGGCAGAAGCAGAGGCCCGGGGACAGATCTGCATCACATGAACCCACATATGACACTATCGGAGAGAGTTAACAGGGGTTCCTTGCATCCTGCTTACCCTCAGAATTCGGAGGGCCCGTCTTTGGCTTCAGCATATCACGCAAATGCTAGACCTCATGCTTTCGGCGACCCTAACCAGAGTTTGAACTCCCAGTATCATTACAAAAGACAGATATACCAGCAACAGCAAGAAGAGTACAAAGATTGGGCAagcagcactgctcagggtgtgattgctgcagctcagcacagGCAGGAAGGAGCAAGGAAGAGCCCAAGGCAACAGCAGTTTCTGGAAAGAGTAAGGAGTCCCTTGAAAAATGACAAGGATGGAATGATGTACCTTCAAGGCAGCACTTATCACGATGCTGGAAGCCAGGAATCTGGGCGCTGTGTTATGGGGAGTGACAGTTCCCAGAGCAAATGCGCCGAGCTGAAACACGGCAACCAGAAACTGCAGCATCACGATTCTGGTTGGGACCTCTCTCGGCAAACTTCTCCTGCCAAAAGCAGTGGCCCTCTCGGAGCAGCCAACCAAAAAAGATTTTGCCCTCAGGAAAGCGATGGGCATCGACGAGAGGAATCTACAGATTTGCCCAAGCCTAGTAATGCCATGCTTAGGCTCCCTGGCCAGGAAGACCAGTCCCCTCAAAACCCGTTAATTATGAGGAGGAGGGTCCGTTCTTTCATCTCGCCTATCCCTACCAAGCGACAGCCacaggaaatgaaaaacagtggCAGTGAAGATAAAGGGCGACTGATGACTTCAGCAAGAGAAGGAGCTGATAAAACTTACAACTCCTATGCCCATTCATCTCAAAGCCAAGATATTGGCAAGTCGGTTGCAAAGGGAGATTCCTTCAAGGACCTGCCGAGTCCCGATAGTAGGAATTGCCCTGCTGTTTCCCTCACAAGTCCGGCTAAGACCAAAATATTGCCCCCGAGAAAGGGGCGAGGATTAAAACTGGAAGCTATCGTTCAAAAAATTACATCTCCCAATATCAGGAGAAGTGTTTCTACCAACAGTGCTGAAACTGGTGCAGATACTGTCACTCTTGATGACATCCTGTCCCTTAAGAGTGGACCTGAAGGAGGAAATGCAGCTGGACACGGACCAGAGACTGAGAAGATGAAAGGAGAGATGTCCGATCAGGTGGGGCCAGCGAGCCAGGATACAACTGGTGAAATAACTCTTCCAAGATCTTCGGAAGAGTGGCAAAGCGGTGAGGATGATAAAACCAAGAAAGAGGTCCCTGAAACTGCCAGCGTTGGTAAAGAAGGAGCAGGATCCAGTGCAGCACCACCACCTTCTCAGAAGTCAGGTGGACAGGGAAGGTCCGACGGATCTGTAAGTGGAACTGGGactctgaccttttctgactCCAAAACAATTTCCTCTTCCAGCGTGTTTACTTCTGAACCAAATCCAAAGTCTGAGGAAAAAGACAGAGATGTGACAAACATTTCACCTAAGCCGGATGGTTTCCCTCCAAAGGGATATTTTccctctggaaagaaaaaggggaggCCAATTGGGAGTGTGAACaaacagaagaagcagcaacagcagcagcagcaacagcagcaactgcccccaccacccccacccccaccagTACCTTCGCAGTCTTCAGAAGGAGTTGCTGGTGGTGAGCCAAAGCCGAAAAGGCAAAGGAGGGAGAGGCGAAAACCTGCAGCGCAGCCACGGAAGCGGAAGCCTAGACGGGCTGCTCCGATTGTGGAGCCTCAAGAACCAGAGATCAAGCTTAAATATGCTACCCAGTCTGTAGATAAAACTGACTCCAAGAATAAGTCCTTTTTCCCTTATATTCACGTGGTAAACAAGTGTGAATTAGGCGCTGTGTGCACAATCATTAACgcggaggaagaggagcagaacaaattGGTGAGGGGCCGGAAAGGACAGAGGTCTTCAACACCCCCTCCTAGCAATGCAGAGAGCAAAGTGCTGCCCACCTCAACTTTCATGCTGCAGGGCCCTGTAGTTACAGAGTCTTCTGTCTTAGGGCATCTGGTTTGCTGCCTGTGTGGCAAATGGGCCAGCTATCGTAACATGGGTGACCTCTTTGGTCCTTTCTACCCCCAGGATTACGCAGCCACCTTGCCCAAGAATCCACCTCCAAAAAGGGCCACAGAAATGCAGAGCAAGGTCAAGGTACGGCACAAAAGTGCTTCTAATGGTTCCAAGACAGATacggaagaggaggaggaacagcaACAACAGAAGGAACAAAGAAGCCTAGCTGCTCATCCCCGCTTTAAGAGGCGGCACCGCTCTGAGGACTGTAGCGGAGCCTCTCGGTCACTTTCAAGGGGAGCATCTTGTAAAAAAGCAACCACTGACAGCGGCAGTGGTGGTGAAAAGACTCCTTTGGACTCAAAACCCTCTATGCCCACTTCAGAAGGTGGCGCTGAGCTGGAGTTACAAATTCCTGAACTACCTCTTGACAGCAATGAATTTTGGGTCCATGAGGGTTGTATACTCTGGGCCAATGGGATCTACCTGGTCTGTGGCAGGCTCTATGGGCTGCAGGAAGCTGTGGAGATCGCAAGAGAGATGGTGAGTACCCAGCCTTGCTatacaaaattacttttttcatttgtaCTATGTGTACCATTTGGAATGGcctttttccttgttctctcGTGTCTTAAGCAATCATCTTTCATCTTAAATAAATATCTAGTGATGGCCTTGTTTAGATCTCTGCCACACCTGCTCAGATGTGTTTCAGGCATCATCCAAGGGCTTTCTCATTACTATggtgatctttttttttttttttcttccctcccccgCCCCCTTATTCTATTCTGTAAGATATTTGATATTctctagaatcatagagtggtttgggttggaaaagaccttaaagatcaaccagttccaatcccctgcaatgggcagggacacctcccaccagctcaggcttctcaaagccccatccagcctggccgtgaacacctccagggatggggcagccacaacttccctgggcaacctgtgctggtgcctcaccactctcatagtgaaggatttcttcctaatgtctaatttaaatcttcccccttccaatttagagccattccccctcatcctatcactccattcCCTTGTAAAAcatccctccctggctttcttgtagccccttcaagtcctggaaggctgctgtaggGTCTCCCTAGaggctcttctccaggctgagcaaccccaactctagGGCTCTTCCTGGAGTCATACAGTGGAAGGACAAGTGGCAGCGGACACAAACTGCAAAGAAACAACTACAAAGAAACTACAAAGAACATTCCAGTTGAATATTAGGCAAAAAatttcacagtgagggtggtcaGACATTGGATTGAGGGGGAGGAAATGGCAGAGA
This genomic window from Phaenicophaeus curvirostris isolate KB17595 chromosome 1, BPBGC_Pcur_1.0, whole genome shotgun sequence contains:
- the TCF20 gene encoding transcription factor 20 isoform X2 → MQSFREQSSYHGNQQSYPQEVHSSSRLEEFSPRQQAQMFQSFGGGAGSGRRGAAGASTAMPGESSGHQSYQGFRKEAGEFYYMAANKDPVASGGQQPPQRRPSGPVQSYGPPQGSSFGSQYGSEGHVGQFQTQHSTLGGVSHYQQDYTGPFSPGSAQYQQQASGQQQQVQQLRQQIYQSHQPLPQASSQSASGTSHLQPMQRPSTLPSSASGYQLRVGQFSQHYQPPSSSSSSSFPSPQRFGQSGQNYDGSYSVNSGSQYEGHAVGSNAQAYGTQSNYSFQAQPMKGFEQSKLPQSGQQGQQQQHPPQHVMQYSNAATKLSLQSQVGQYSQTEVPVRSPMQFHQNFSPISNPSPAASVVQSPSCSSTPSPLMPGGENLQCGQGNMSMGSRNRILQMMPQLSPTPSMMPSPNAHAGGFKGFGLEGLQEKRLTDPGLSSLSALSSQVANLPNTVQHMLLSDALAPQKKSSKRSSSSKKADSCTNSEGSSQAEEQLKSPLAESLDGGCSSSSEDHGERVRQLSGQSTSSDTTYKGGNLERSNSSPAQGSQNEPSKISGSPAAREDVASPDGKEAVVAVENAPKVNEKAVGVIVSREAMTGRVEKSGGQDKPAQDDASTATQAPASASGAKEAGHAGTQPETQGGSKGSKSGDNTNHNGEGNSQPGHTVVGPNFPARTEPSKSPGSLRYSYKDNIAAGMQRNIGGFPQYPGQEKGDFPGHSERKGRNEKFPSLLQEVLQGYHHHPDRRYSRNAQEHSGMAGSLEGAMRPNILISQTNELTNRGLLNKSMGSLLEGPHWGPWDRKSSSAAADMKQINLADYPIARKFDMESQSSAHEGGALSERRSVICDISPLRQLVRDPGPHPMGHMGPEARSGRSERLAPGLSQSVILPGGLVSMETKMKAHSGQIKEEDFEQSKSSASLNNKKTGDHCHPAGIKHESFRGNASPGAAVSDAAPDYIPQQDSRSTQMRRAPGRTGSSRGKSPSQYQDLADKLKMSPGRSRGPGTDLHHMNPHMTLSERVNRGSLHPAYPQNSEGPSLASAYHANARPHAFGDPNQSLNSQYHYKRQIYQQQQEEYKDWASSTAQGVIAAAQHRQEGARKSPRQQQFLERVRSPLKNDKDGMMYLQGSTYHDAGSQESGRCVMGSDSSQSKCAELKHGNQKLQHHDSGWDLSRQTSPAKSSGPLGAANQKRFCPQESDGHRREESTDLPKPSNAMLRLPGQEDQSPQNPLIMRRRVRSFISPIPTKRQPQEMKNSGSEDKGRLMTSAREGADKTYNSYAHSSQSQDIGKSVAKGDSFKDLPSPDSRNCPAVSLTSPAKTKILPPRKGRGLKLEAIVQKITSPNIRRSVSTNSAETGADTVTLDDILSLKSGPEGGNAAGHGPETEKMKGEMSDQVGPASQDTTGEITLPRSSEEWQSGEDDKTKKEVPETASVGKEGAGSSAAPPPSQKSGGQGRSDGSVSGTGTLTFSDSKTISSSSVFTSEPNPKSEEKDRDVTNISPKPDGFPPKGYFPSGKKKGRPIGSVNKQKKQQQQQQQQQQLPPPPPPPPVPSQSSEGVAGGEPKPKRQRRERRKPAAQPRKRKPRRAAPIVEPQEPEIKLKYATQSVDKTDSKNKSFFPYIHVVNKCELGAVCTIINAEEEEQNKLVRGRKGQRSSTPPPSNAESKVLPTSTFMLQGPVVTESSVLGHLVCCLCGKWASYRNMGDLFGPFYPQDYAATLPKNPPPKRATEMQSKVKVRHKSASNGSKTDTEEEEEQQQQKEQRSLAAHPRFKRRHRSEDCSGASRSLSRGASCKKATTDSGSGGEKTPLDSKPSMPTSEGGAELELQIPELPLDSNEFWVHEGCILWANGIYLVCGRLYGLQEAVEIAREMKCSHCQEPGATLGCYNKGCSFRYHYPCAIDADCLLNEENFSVRCPKHKNKMVKGSLSTEQSERG
- the TCF20 gene encoding transcription factor 20 isoform X1 produces the protein MQSFREQSSYHGNQQSYPQEVHSSSRLEEFSPRQQAQMFQSFGGGAGSGRRGAAGASTAMPGESSGHQSYQGFRKEAGEFYYMAANKDPVASGGQQPPQRRPSGPVQSYGPPQGSSFGSQYGSEGHVGQFQTQHSTLGGVSHYQQDYTGPFSPGSAQYQQQASGQQQQVQQLRQQIYQSHQPLPQASSQSASGTSHLQPMQRPSTLPSSASGYQLRVGQFSQHYQPPSSSSSSSFPSPQRFGQSGQNYDGSYSVNSGSQYEGHAVGSNAQAYGTQSNYSFQAQPMKGFEQSKLPQSGQQGQQQQHPPQHVMQYSNAATKLSLQSQVGQYSQTEVPVRSPMQFHQNFSPISNPSPAASVVQSPSCSSTPSPLMPGGENLQCGQGNMSMGSRNRILQMMPQLSPTPSMMPSPNAHAGGFKGFGLEGLQEKRLTDPGLSSLSALSSQVANLPNTVQHMLLSDALAPQKKSSKRSSSSKKADSCTNSEGSSQAEEQLKSPLAESLDGGCSSSSEDHGERVRQLSGQSTSSDTTYKGGNLERSNSSPAQGSQNEPSKISGSPAAREDVASPDGKEAVVAVENAPKVNEKAVGVIVSREAMTGRVEKSGGQDKPAQDDASTATQAPASASGAKEAGHAGTQPETQGGSKGSKSGDNTNHNGEGNSQPGHTVVGPNFPARTEPSKSPGSLRYSYKDNIAAGMQRNIGGFPQYPGQEKGDFPGHSERKGRNEKFPSLLQEVLQGYHHHPDRRYSRNAQEHSGMAGSLEGAMRPNILISQTNELTNRGLLNKSMGSLLEGPHWGPWDRKSSSAAADMKQINLADYPIARKFDMESQSSAHEGGALSERRSVICDISPLRQLVRDPGPHPMGHMGPEARSGRSERLAPGLSQSVILPGGLVSMETKMKAHSGQIKEEDFEQSKSSASLNNKKTGDHCHPAGIKHESFRGNASPGAAVSDAAPDYIPQQDSRSTQMRRAPGRTGSSRGKSPSQYQDLADKLKMSPGRSRGPGTDLHHMNPHMTLSERVNRGSLHPAYPQNSEGPSLASAYHANARPHAFGDPNQSLNSQYHYKRQIYQQQQEEYKDWASSTAQGVIAAAQHRQEGARKSPRQQQFLERVRSPLKNDKDGMMYLQGSTYHDAGSQESGRCVMGSDSSQSKCAELKHGNQKLQHHDSGWDLSRQTSPAKSSGPLGAANQKRFCPQESDGHRREESTDLPKPSNAMLRLPGQEDQSPQNPLIMRRRVRSFISPIPTKRQPQEMKNSGSEDKGRLMTSAREGADKTYNSYAHSSQSQDIGKSVAKGDSFKDLPSPDSRNCPAVSLTSPAKTKILPPRKGRGLKLEAIVQKITSPNIRRSVSTNSAETGADTVTLDDILSLKSGPEGGNAAGHGPETEKMKGEMSDQVGPASQDTTGEITLPRSSEEWQSGEDDKTKKEVPETASVGKEGAGSSAAPPPSQKSGGQGRSDGSVSGTGTLTFSDSKTISSSSVFTSEPNPKSEEKDRDVTNISPKPDGFPPKGYFPSGKKKGRPIGSVNKQKKQQQQQQQQQQLPPPPPPPPVPSQSSEGVAGGEPKPKRQRRERRKPAAQPRKRKPRRAAPIVEPQEPEIKLKYATQSVDKTDSKNKSFFPYIHVVNKCELGAVCTIINAEEEEQNKLVRGRKGQRSSTPPPSNAESKVLPTSTFMLQGPVVTESSVLGHLVCCLCGKWASYRNMGDLFGPFYPQDYAATLPKNPPPKRATEMQSKVKVRHKSASNGSKTDTEEEEEQQQQKEQRSLAAHPRFKRRHRSEDCSGASRSLSRGASCKKATTDSGSGGEKTPLDSKPSMPTSEGGAELELQIPELPLDSNEFWVHEGCILWANGIYLVCGRLYGLQEAVEIAREMKCSHCQEPGATLGCYNKGCSFRYHYPCAIDADCLLNEENFSVRCPKHKPLLPCSLPSLQNKMVKGSLSTEQSERG
- the TCF20 gene encoding transcription factor 20 isoform X3 codes for the protein MQSFREQSSYHGNQQSYPQEVHSSSRLEEFSPRQQAQMFQSFGGGAGSGRRGAAGASTAMPGESSGHQSYQGFRKEAGEFYYMAANKDPVASGGQQPPQRRPSGPVQSYGPPQGSSFGSQYGSEGHVGQFQTQHSTLGGVSHYQQDYTGPFSPGSAQYQQQASGQQQQVQQLRQQIYQSHQPLPQASSQSASGTSHLQPMQRPSTLPSSASGYQLRVGQFSQHYQPPSSSSSSSFPSPQRFGQSGQNYDGSYSVNSGSQYEGHAVGSNAQAYGTQSNYSFQAQPMKGFEQSKLPQSGQQGQQQQHPPQHVMQYSNAATKLSLQSQVGQYSQTEVPVRSPMQFHQNFSPISNPSPAASVVQSPSCSSTPSPLMPGGENLQCGQGNMSMGSRNRILQMMPQLSPTPSMMPSPNAHAGGFKGFGLEGLQEKRLTDPGLSSLSALSSQVANLPNTVQHMLLSDALAPQKKSSKRSSSSKKADSCTNSEGSSQAEEQLKSPLAESLDGGCSSSSEDHGERVRQLSGQSTSSDTTYKGGNLERSNSSPAQGSQNEPSKISGSPAAREDVASPDGKEAVVAVENAPKVNEKAVGVIVSREAMTGRVEKSGGQDKPAQDDASTATQAPASASGAKEAGHAGTQPETQGGSKGSKSGDNTNHNGEGNSQPGHTVVGPNFPARTEPSKSPGSLRYSYKDNIAAGMQRNIGGFPQYPGQEKGDFPGHSERKGRNEKFPSLLQEVLQGYHHHPDRRYSRNAQEHSGMAGSLEGAMRPNILISQTNELTNRGLLNKSMGSLLEGPHWGPWDRKSSSAAADMKQINLADYPIARKFDMESQSSAHEGGALSERRSVICDISPLRQLVRDPGPHPMGHMGPEARSGRSERLAPGLSQSVILPGGLVSMETKMKAHSGQIKEEDFEQSKSSASLNNKKTGDHCHPAGIKHESFRGNASPGAAVSDAAPDYIPQQDSRSTQMRRAPGRTGSSRGKSPSQYQDLADKLKMSPGRSRGPGTDLHHMNPHMTLSERVNRGSLHPAYPQNSEGPSLASAYHANARPHAFGDPNQSLNSQYHYKRQIYQQQQEEYKDWASSTAQGVIAAAQHRQEGARKSPRQQQFLERVRSPLKNDKDGMMYLQGSTYHDAGSQESGRCVMGSDSSQSKCAELKHGNQKLQHHDSGWDLSRQTSPAKSSGPLGAANQKRFCPQESDGHRREESTDLPKPSNAMLRLPGQEDQSPQNPLIMRRRVRSFISPIPTKRQPQEMKNSGSEDKGRLMTSAREGADKTYNSYAHSSQSQDIGKSVAKGDSFKDLPSPDSRNCPAVSLTSPAKTKILPPRKGRGLKLEAIVQKITSPNIRRSVSTNSAETGADTVTLDDILSLKSGPEGGNAAGHGPETEKMKGEMSDQVGPASQDTTGEITLPRSSEEWQSGEDDKTKKEVPETASVGKEGAGSSAAPPPSQKSGGQGRSDGSVSGTGTLTFSDSKTISSSSVFTSEPNPKSEEKDRDVTNISPKPDGFPPKGYFPSGKKKGRPIGSVNKQKKQQQQQQQQQQLPPPPPPPPVPSQSSEGVAGGEPKPKRQRRERRKPAAQPRKRKPRRAAPIVEPQEPEIKLKYATQSVDKTDSKNKSFFPYIHVVNKCELGAVCTIINAEEEEQNKLVRGRKGQRSSTPPPSNAESKVLPTSTFMLQGPVVTESSVLGHLVCCLCGKWASYRNMGDLFGPFYPQDYAATLPKNPPPKRATEMQSKVKVRHKSASNGSKTDTEEEEEQQQQKEQRSLAAHPRFKRRHRSEDCSGASRSLSRGASCKKATTDSGSGGEKTPLDSKPSMPTSEGGAELELQIPELPLDSNEFWVHEGCILWANGIYLVCGRLYGLQEAVEIAREMKCSHCQEPGATLGCYNKGCSFRYHYPCAIDADCLLNEENFSVRCPKHKVRLLR
- the TCF20 gene encoding transcription factor 20 isoform X4 yields the protein MQSFREQSSYHGNQQSYPQEVHSSSRLEEFSPRQQAQMFQSFGGGAGSGRRGAAGASTAMPGSAQYQQQASGQQQQVQQLRQQIYQSHQPLPQASSQSASGTSHLQPMQRPSTLPSSASGYQLRVGQFSQHYQPPSSSSSSSFPSPQRFGQSGQNYDGSYSVNSGSQYEGHAVGSNAQAYGTQSNYSFQAQPMKGFEQSKLPQSGQQGQQQQHPPQHVMQYSNAATKLSLQSQVGQYSQTEVPVRSPMQFHQNFSPISNPSPAASVVQSPSCSSTPSPLMPGGENLQCGQGNMSMGSRNRILQMMPQLSPTPSMMPSPNAHAGGFKGFGLEGLQEKRLTDPGLSSLSALSSQVANLPNTVQHMLLSDALAPQKKSSKRSSSSKKADSCTNSEGSSQAEEQLKSPLAESLDGGCSSSSEDHGERVRQLSGQSTSSDTTYKGGNLERSNSSPAQGSQNEPSKISGSPAAREDVASPDGKEAVVAVENAPKVNEKAVGVIVSREAMTGRVEKSGGQDKPAQDDASTATQAPASASGAKEAGHAGTQPETQGGSKGSKSGDNTNHNGEGNSQPGHTVVGPNFPARTEPSKSPGSLRYSYKDNIAAGMQRNIGGFPQYPGQEKGDFPGHSERKGRNEKFPSLLQEVLQGYHHHPDRRYSRNAQEHSGMAGSLEGAMRPNILISQTNELTNRGLLNKSMGSLLEGPHWGPWDRKSSSAAADMKQINLADYPIARKFDMESQSSAHEGGALSERRSVICDISPLRQLVRDPGPHPMGHMGPEARSGRSERLAPGLSQSVILPGGLVSMETKMKAHSGQIKEEDFEQSKSSASLNNKKTGDHCHPAGIKHESFRGNASPGAAVSDAAPDYIPQQDSRSTQMRRAPGRTGSSRGKSPSQYQDLADKLKMSPGRSRGPGTDLHHMNPHMTLSERVNRGSLHPAYPQNSEGPSLASAYHANARPHAFGDPNQSLNSQYHYKRQIYQQQQEEYKDWASSTAQGVIAAAQHRQEGARKSPRQQQFLERVRSPLKNDKDGMMYLQGSTYHDAGSQESGRCVMGSDSSQSKCAELKHGNQKLQHHDSGWDLSRQTSPAKSSGPLGAANQKRFCPQESDGHRREESTDLPKPSNAMLRLPGQEDQSPQNPLIMRRRVRSFISPIPTKRQPQEMKNSGSEDKGRLMTSAREGADKTYNSYAHSSQSQDIGKSVAKGDSFKDLPSPDSRNCPAVSLTSPAKTKILPPRKGRGLKLEAIVQKITSPNIRRSVSTNSAETGADTVTLDDILSLKSGPEGGNAAGHGPETEKMKGEMSDQVGPASQDTTGEITLPRSSEEWQSGEDDKTKKEVPETASVGKEGAGSSAAPPPSQKSGGQGRSDGSVSGTGTLTFSDSKTISSSSVFTSEPNPKSEEKDRDVTNISPKPDGFPPKGYFPSGKKKGRPIGSVNKQKKQQQQQQQQQQLPPPPPPPPVPSQSSEGVAGGEPKPKRQRRERRKPAAQPRKRKPRRAAPIVEPQEPEIKLKYATQSVDKTDSKNKSFFPYIHVVNKCELGAVCTIINAEEEEQNKLVRGRKGQRSSTPPPSNAESKVLPTSTFMLQGPVVTESSVLGHLVCCLCGKWASYRNMGDLFGPFYPQDYAATLPKNPPPKRATEMQSKVKVRHKSASNGSKTDTEEEEEQQQQKEQRSLAAHPRFKRRHRSEDCSGASRSLSRGASCKKATTDSGSGGEKTPLDSKPSMPTSEGGAELELQIPELPLDSNEFWVHEGCILWANGIYLVCGRLYGLQEAVEIAREMKCSHCQEPGATLGCYNKGCSFRYHYPCAIDADCLLNEENFSVRCPKHKPLLPCSLPSLQNKMVKGSLSTEQSERG